Genomic DNA from Cucumis melo cultivar AY chromosome 10, USDA_Cmelo_AY_1.0, whole genome shotgun sequence:
ACCCTCTATATCGAAACGACCGGAGTTTCGAGGTTCCAATGTGAAGAAACTCCAACTGTAAACAATCTAAGATGCTCAAGCTTTGCAGCTTTGAACTAGAAATGATTGAAAATGATTGCAATCCATTGCATTCGATGAGTTTTAAACTTTCAAGGGAATAAATACTTGACACCAACGACGAAACCGCCTCGGTTGTGAGACGGCTTACCGATTTAAGACAGAGAGTTTTGACAAAGAAAGTCGAATGAGAAAGCTGGTGGTGATCATAATTCAGATTCAATTTCCAATCAAAATCACTTGGAACTTCATGTTTATGAGAAGAGAAATGTAAGTGAAGTTTTTGATTTGACAAAACAGAGAGAAACAGAGCTTCGCCATTGTCAAACTGATATTGAAGCTTTTTGAAATAATTCAATGGATTGAAGTGATTGAAGTGATGAATAAGGAAGTTTGTAGCTGCATTTGGAAGATTTTCAAGAGCCCCATTTTGGACTGAGATCATATTCCAAAGATTTCTCCACCTTTTCGAAAGGAAAGTGGTTTGAAGAACTGATTCAAAGGGTAAAAAAGATGAAATTTTGTAAAGAATTTCATCAGGTAAATTGCTTATCAAATCATTCTCATTTGGATCCATCAAAAACCTTTGTTTCTAAGTTTGGAGAATTTTAAGGCTTTTTTGTGAAGTTGGGATTGAGACTATGGCTTTTAAAGAGGTTCACAAATTGTCTATGTTTTTGGAGTTAAAAATCTGTCGGTGAGGactttttttaataacaaactTGAAGCAGGAGGTTGACCCTATGACTTTCAAATAAGATAATAGATGAAGACTTAtgaacatctttttttttttttttttttttgcttagtTCGAGGAAATGATTCAAACATTTGATTTATAATGTTATATAACGAAATTACACCGAAGATAATGGAAAGGGTATTGCAAACACAAACATCTAAGTCTAATCTTCACGTTATCTTATTATAAGATACCTATTTTCTTAGCATTTGAATTCaataaataaagttttttttttcaaagagataaaaatatcttttatgaATTCTAACATTCAATTCTATGAAACCGTACGAACAATTATTTTGTGTGAAACAAACTTAACTTTAAAGAAATTTTGATAGGAGAAAATGTGAGTATTTTTCATTTAGAGAACACAAATATCTATACTAATTTATAGATAAATTGATTattaatttggaaaagaaatgaaaactcttataattcattttattattaaggGCAAGTATCAGAAGGGAGAAAATGTTTTGACCCAAGTTTATAATTTTAGGACATTCTGTAAAGACATTTTTTCCAACTGCCTTCAAAGTTACCAAAGATGAGGATAATTTGGCAAGAAAGAGAACATTTAATTAAGGaaaatttaatttgagtttAGAAATTTGTAAGCTTATCATCACTTTTTACattttgcaaatatgacaaaaaaaaaaagtttaactTAAGTGATACACCGATGCATTCAATGTACATTTGATACACTCAAGATACACTTGACCTACATGTTATACACATAAATACATAAATGTTGAAAATGACGAAATATTAAAGGATTTTAAGTTAATGGTAATTAAGTAAATATGTCTAATGACAGTAGGAGAAAATAAAGCAATGTGATATTTTCATAATAAGTTGGTCTTTATCAACTTCAGGGCCCAAAAACGTGAAATACTTTTTTAGGGGCAGTTGGGGCAAAAAATGAATTATTATAGTCCTAGGTTATAATAATTTGTGTATGTGAGTGAGGTGTAAATAATATTAGGTGTATCAAGCTTGTCCCCAAGTGTATATCAAGTGCACGTCAAATGTGTATTTAGTGTATCAAGTGTCTCTATTAGAAGggtatcaagtatatcaaaatggATATTAATTAttagtgtatcaagtgtatattAGTAGTGTATTGAGTGTGACGAGTGTATCAAACATATATCAAGGGTTCAGGTGTATCAAGTATACATCATTTGTATCACGTGGAttgaactttttatttttttgtcattttcgCAAAAGTAAATAAGTATGTGTTATAGACCTAATTTTTGTTGTTGGTAtccaattattttaaattctcaTCTCAATTTTAAACTCTAGAGTCTTATTTCCTGTAGATATTATATGTTATGGGTGTGGATTTCAGAATCAGGGTTAAAAAAGCCCAAAAAGAATAGTAGAAGGATTGAAGGAGTGGGAACAAATGGGGTCTGGTTGGTCTCGACTTAACATAGCCTAAGCCTTAAGGAATGAAGTCCTAGTACGTCTAGCAAGAATATTGGGTTTGTCAACCTTAATCCAAAGAATCAATAATACGCACACAATTTGTTCAAAATAAGATAAGGGAAGAGAAATAATCGATGAAAACTGGCTCAAGAAAAAGAATAGTGGAACTTTGAGCCAAAATAGGTCGATGGGCCTCAACCTCAACCAAGGATGAGGATGAGGCCGAGGTCGAAGCCAACATTTTCTATTCAATGATCGAGCATACAATGACCTATTTGAGCTTTTGGAAAGATGATTGTATGGTTGAAAGCTCAAACAAATCTCCTCACCTTGGCCTCAACCTCAACCAAGGATGAGCCAAGATAAATTAGACGAGGCCGACCTTCTCCATTTGGCACGCCTTGACCCATTCAACTTGAGAGATAATCTAACTTAACTACCATTATAAGGATTAGGAAGCTCATAGCCTAATCTTAGTTGAACAAAGATAAATCCTAGCTCAAATGACTCTATATGAGGTAACCTAGACTTCTGACTTATTCTCCTTATTAACTTAGACGTCATTTGTTTTTGTAGACCATCTATCCCTCAAATTACAAATACAATTGTTGGTGTTACGTAGAGGTTTGATGTTCTTTTTCTTAgcaaaaatttgaaataaaaaacattatatatcattattacttaagaaaaaagatttTTACGTTTTTGACTCCTTCAATTGCCTTGACTTTTACAATTGTTTTAACTTTATATCATCGCTTAATAGAATGAAAGCAAGGTTGAGTGTGATATATTGTGAATAAAAACAAATCCATATGTacatcattatatatatataatgtatttTAAAAGTGTGAACAATAttccaaataaataatatgtgGTTAAATTATacataaacaaattaaaacccTCCATCCCAATTtcaagaatatatatatatatatatatatatatatatatatattttattgtttaataacttgtaatataataaaatctaacGTTTCTTGTTGTAAAATACAAAGAATATATACACGCACACATATGTGGATATTATCATACttgctttatatgattatcaattaaGTATCATCCTTGTAGGCCCTAATATGTTTCTTGAGTGACCTTCGATATGGTAAAAAGTCAGTCTATAGTACATCTATTTTTTGATCACAAATATACTACGTCTATGAAAAACATGATCTCTATTAATAGTGAGATCTTTTGAATAAAGTGTTTTTGTTTCAATCTACCATTGATAAAATTATAGTTTAATATGACTAAAAGCTTGTGGAGGTTGATTCATATGGTcaattctaaaagaaaattaatgttTAAGTATGGGAGACTGACCCATAGGATCAACCATCAAACCATAGTGTTTGAGTATGGGAGGTTGGCACATAGGGACTATCACAGAGCTTATGAAGGTAAATATTATATCTTAAATGATGTATTTTTCTACATACTCAGGTCACTAATAAACTAAATCTAACTACTTATATAGGTTAAGTAACTCTTTGATTGATGACTTGAGAAGTTAATAAGTGAACAAAATCATTAGGCAATTCATTTATGTATACAACCAAAAAAGCACTCTACTTTCTAAATCCTTAAACAATTATCACTTGGTTATTGAAAGTTcgaataagaaaataaataaaagaaaaaacaataatttttgTTGATTGAATATTATcgaacaaattaattaaatatcaaaatgacgctaatatatatacatatataattgtCACGTGATTGCACAACGAGGCATGAGAGTCATAACTTGGACTTGTTTAtgtaaatttatattattacaattttaattagacttgatTATTTCTTTCACATACGTATTGTCACTAATTAATTAAGTTGATAAGTTCTAAagtaaatttattattattttgttcttaaataataatattattaacaTTACACTAAAGTGTTTTATATTATCGtgagaaaaatatatttttaggtTAGCTTTTGATTCTAGTTTCCCTTTcatctctattttttttattggtcGAAATTTATCGactaaattgaaatcaaatttaaaattttaaaactaaaaatatgattctttaaattttaaagtttaCAGGTCAGatttttaaaatagtaaaatgaaataaaatatttataaaataaagttaaaGTTCAAATTTTCCAAATGGCAATTGACaatgtttattattgatagaatcttacattttgcttttattttctaaatatttgtaGCAATATAAACCATCATAAAAGAATATGAGGAGGATAATAGGATATAGATATAATTTTCGAAAactaaattctaaaaataagaTAGTTACCAAATTagatttctattttttttacccaaataaaagagattttttaaaaaatataacaaagcaacaaagtatttacattgtatagaacaattccgaaaacggaaaaagtctagaggcccaccgtgaaaaataccaaaaatgtctcgtcaacaatgcgcgcgtaatatatttgcgatacgatcgtttagatttaattattatttggtgcacgatcgtttagatatgactgcaatttattttttcaattttatcgtttaattttgttacaggattgtttaatttggttatgttaaacgatttttttcttcagagtttggttacacaatcgtttaattagGTTTTgctaaacaatattttttaattcttttactacacgatcgtttattcttttctacatgatcgtttagatttgtttatataaccgtttagttttggctaaacagtttttttaattcttttgttacacaatcgtttatatttgtaCAAAGGatgctttatttttttttacacgatcgtttggctacttgaatctaaatgattttcttcaagattctttatagacgatcttttaaattttactattttttatagacgatcgtttagatttggttactcaaatttaaacgatgtaaaaaagaagaggaaaataagatattttatacacgaacttttagattttgctattttttgtatacgtcgtttagattttgttaccgAAATTTAGTtgatgtaaaaaaagaatcagaaaatgaaaaagacgatggaaggaaatcgcaacaaaaaaaagagagaaagaaaaagatgaaaagattaaatgacgtaaataaagagtcagaaaaaaaaagaaagacgatggaaagaaatcgcaccagaaaaaagaagaggaaaagaagaaagacgatcgcAGCAAGGAGGAAGAGGATGAAAAAATCACaacgaaaaaaataataaaaacggaaggacaaacctgaaatatttataaaaaaatgactaattttatggacTTTATTACACGTATCGTAAATAATTTGAtgtttttgttacatttatgaaaattttcctgaATAAAAACTAAACTAAGTTGAAAAGTATAATTAAAAATCTTTGCGTTAATCTTGATATAtgtgatttcttttttcttcctcttctttgaAAATTTCTAATGTTTTATGGTTGATCATAAATTTAGACAACCATAAAATAAGTAAAAGTCAAATatgtaattaaaatttaaaatataccaATGATGGTTGCAGTTTTAGCGTTGAATTAAGAATATTTGGAaaatccaatttttttttatcttctatGTTTGAAAACAAACCTATGCATATCTAACACAAAGTTGCACAAgtcaatattaaaattaaaatgaagaACAAACTTATGAATAACAGTTGGCAGTATATGTTCAAAGAATACAATAGCTTAGTCCAACTAATTGTGGCAAAACTCACGAAGTTCACACATAACTAGAGATGGTCCTAGTCCCGGTCCTACCCTACCCTACCTGAAagaatatatgtatatatatatatatttatttatttattaaaaaatgaaaaatatttctTCTCAAGGAATTCCCCCTGTTTTCCTGTGGGGAATTTGTAGGATGGGAAATGGGATAGGAGGGGAGTACGCATAGTGACATTCGCGACTCCACCTCGTCTCATGACATCCAACATAGTTGATTGGACACTTTTGTTTTACAATGCCAACATTTCCTTAGCAATTTACAAGAAAATGATTTAtcttaatacatatatatatatatattttattaaactGTGAGCAATTAGTTTAATTATTTGCACCCATGCATATGTCaaggaaaattataaaaaaggcCAAGTTAATCTCTCTATGTCATTGTTTCTTAGTAAAGTAAAACTATAATATTTCGAAATGAAAAAcaattcgtaattaattattgttaaattcatttatttaattaagaTTTGCCCAAGTTGTTTTgatttaatatcatattttatATTCAAAGAGAGGAAAATAGATTGagtgaaaggaaaagatatttgAATAATTCATATGAAAACATAGTAAAATGAACTCCAATTCTTTcgtattgaaaaaaaaaactctccaTTTCTTCAcacaaaaaaatttagtcatATGATAAGGTGAGAGGTTCGACTCCcattttcaattaaaatatttaatatattagtATGTTAAATGCATATTATATACCCTATGTTGGGTCTTGTAATTTTTCCTATTTAATCTCTTGTCATTTGTAACATTTACAAGACGTGAAtacaatattttcttttcttctctatCTTAATACCCACAATATCATCTTGCTCCATACATTTACGTTTTATATATTCTTCGATTTCAAATTGATTTACATTTTATATATTCTTTGGTAGAAGCAACAAGAAAACCAACAAACTACAAATTTAAATCAACATGTATAAAAAATTACTCAAGGTTAAACCTACAAAAAAGATAAAAGCTTTGCTTTCCAATGGGTCAAACTTAGACAAAAGTGAGTGTGCCAATAAATCGTTAGAACACCACCTATGAGAAAATATCAAATTACCGAACTTTCGTACAAGAGATGACGCATATTTAAATAGGTAGGCAGACAACCTTTGACAATCAAGTTCGACTTTGATGTATTGAAAATTGAGGAAAAGAACATCATATAAACCCTCCTAAATAGTAATTACTCcaaaaatttacaaataaaagaaattatttttagCTAAATTTGAAGTTAGAACTTAGGGTTAAAATAGCAATAGTGTAAGTTTAGGAGTGATTTTAAAAGTTTACAACATTtgttttagtttaaatttttttatttcctGTTTTATGACTAAAATTGTTTTCCTTTTCCCTCCCCAAAagcaaaactaatttttttttttaaagaagaaatgCTAAACCATAtggaattaaaaataaattaaagggATAAACCCCGGCCGCTGCCAATAGGTTTTAGTAGAAAACTTAGGAACCCTCCAAGTTCGAATTTCAGGTGAGTTGATTTCTACTTTGTTCCTTCGGCTGAGTTGATTTCTGCTTCCGTTTATGAATCCACCATTGTGAAGATGGTTTTATCAAACAAAAAGTTGAAGCAGAAATTGAGAGAAAAGCTAGCCGAATCGTTGATTTCATCAGTCGCCGGAAAGGACACCAACGTTGATGTTTCCGGTGAACGGGATACAGAATCTCCGCGAAAATCCCTCAAAGAGCTATTAGGCACCGCTAGTGGCCATGGGCCCAGATTGTCTAAGCGAGAGAAACGAAGAGAATCCCTCATTTTGACGGGTTCGGATGGGAATAAGAATGAGAAGAAGGAAGAGGAGAATCAGGGATTGGGAGAGatgaaaagagagaagaagaggaaaagaaatgAAGGGGTGAAGGAGAAGAATGCGGTTGATGGGTTGGAAAAGGATAAAGAGAAGGCCAAAAAGttgaagaataaaaagaagcagcagcagaagaagaagaagaagaagagtaatAAGAAGGAAAACAATGGCGAGGAGGAGAAGGAGAAGCAGGGAGATGTAAGTGGGAATGACGTGAAAGGGCAGGTTGAAGAAACTCATTATAATATAGGCAGGTAGTTCATTTAAGCTATTGCCTCAGCTGTTATATATCTCAGTAGCTTAACATTTCCTTTTGAACTCTTAGGTTGAATGACATTGATGAATTATGATTAACTGCTTATGAAAATTTCTCTGAGGGACTATGCTTCTGATTGTTTTAGtctgctagtgttagacattgATCTGGAAATGGTTTGTCTTTAATTATTTACTGTCATTGCTTGAGGAGGGAGAAACTGCATTACTAATATGAATTGCTGCTTTCTTAGGGGAATGGCTTGAGTTTGATTAAGCGTTGAAACTCTCTCTTGTGTTAGTTCCTTTGTAGATATTGTGTGCACAATAATGTCTATAGATCTGATACTCTGATAGTGTTTAACATAATGATCTGAGGAATTTTTAATGGTATTGCCCTAGTCCAATCTGTGTCATCTAGATTGGTAGATGCTTTAGTGCTGCCCCTTCTCCTTTTGATTGCTTAGAATGTGAaattggatttttctttttgctgatatttattaaattattagTGTTCTTCAATATTCTACAGTgaatttaatgaaaatttggCTACAAAAGTGTACGTTGGAGGCATTCCATATTATTCAACCGAGGACGATATTTGTAGCTTTTTTGAAAGCTGTGGCACTATTACTGAAATTGATTGTATGAAGTTTCCAGAGAGTGGCAAGTTCAGAGGCATTGCTATATTGAGTTTCAAGGTATGGTTAATCTGATTAATATGTAATTTCATTCCTCTTAGTAGGGAAAGATCAAACAACTTTTGAATGGTTCATGATTTGTGATTTTTGCCAGATGTTAGTCTTACTGAGTGTGAGTTAGTGCAATTGTTGGCACTCAAATTGAGTGTAAGTGTGCAACTGTCGTTTTGAAGTTAATTGAGGTTAGAAATGAAGATTTAAAAGGATTATGAAACTAGGATTTCCAAAGTTTAGCCAAATGCTGCGTCATATATGAACATTACTAAAGTCTAAAGAATATTCACTTGAACATACAGTTAGCTTTCTTATTCTAAAAAACATATAGTAAGTCATTTGAATTGATTTCTGTGTAACTAGCATGTCAGACCGTCAAGTTCTAACCGAGAGCTTGGGACTTGTGCTTCGCTTTGTCCTGAACTGATATCGGCCAGATCTCCTCCCCCTTTTTGCCTAGTGTACATCTACTGGCTAATATGTATTATGTACGATTGAATTAACTGAGCAATTATAAGGACAGAGACCATCTCTTAAGTCAGCAATCGTAGTAATCCATAGGCAATTTCTTTTGTAATCTCCTATAGGTATTATAGGCGTTCTGGGGTTTTTCTTGATTTCATTTATCAGTGAAATGTTTCTTTAtcaaaaaatcaattttgaatttCCGGAGGCCAGACTCCTTTGGTTTTATTGCTACCTTTCCACTGTTTCCCTTTCGCAGACAGAAGCTGCAGCAAAACGAGCACTAGCGTGTGATGGAGCCGACATGTGAGAATGTGAACAATTTGATCTGGTGTTGTCATTATACATTCTTACTTAATTCCACCACCTTATTACAAATTATTTCTTATATAGGGGGGGACTCTTCCTGAAAGTACAGCCCTACAAAGGAACTAGAAAGAACAGAGCAGCTGATTTCTCTCCTGGACTCGTGGAAGGCTACAACAGAATCTATATGGGGAATCTGTCGTGGGATGTAACTGAGGATGATCTAAAGAAACTATTTTCGAACTGTAAGATTGGATCGATACGTTTTGGCATGGACAAGGAAACAGGGGAGTTTCGTGGCTACGCCCACGTGGATTTCTCTGACAGTATCTCATTAGAAACGGCTTTAAAGTTAGACCAGGAAATAATTCACGGCAGACCTGTCAAGATAAGATGTGCAGTTCCAAAGAAAGGGACAGAAAAAGGCGGAGGAGGAGGAGCAGCAGCAGTAGCAGTAGCAAGAGAAGAAATGCATCCAGAAATGAATCTGGAGCCTATGCCGGAAACGAAGGAAGCTCAAGCTGCTGAAAGTGTAGTAAACTCTGTTAGTGGTAAGATAAGAAGAAGAACATGCTACGAATGTGGTGAAAAAGGCCACCTTTCTTCCAACTGCCCAAATAAGCAGCCTGCGGATTCAGTTACAAGTTGAGGTACAATGAATGCCTTCTCTTTGTTTCTTGTTGGCAGCAAAATTGAACTGCTGAGAATTTTCTTTTGCACTGTATGCTAATTGGTAATCTGAAGTTTTGAAATTCACTTATAGAAAGGTTAATATAAATCTAATCTGGCTAGgggaaaaaatatttttacatTGAATTAGTTCCATCTCATATTGATTATTTCTCTCCATTTAATTTACATGTGCACTATGAGTTCAGAATATAATGTGTTTTAAGAATTTGTTTATTCATCCAAAACTTGGTCTAGGATGCGAAGGGTACGTTTGAAGAAAGTGTTTTTAACTTCTAAgtgaaaagaaaacaatattCTTAGATAACTTAGAAAGTATATTAAAAACTGACTGTAGTTTGCTTCTTGAAACATAGATTAATTGTTCTGATCTATGTCTTAGCTTATGCTTTTACTGAATTAGAGTTTATATTATGTCGGATGAAATTTACATACCTTAAACTTGTGTTATTAACGtgaaataatgaaatataaatatgaaaattgcAACAACTTGGAACACCCGTGCCCTCCGAAGTTGAAACTTCATCCAACTTGATGAGAGGAAAGAGGAAAGAGAGGAGATAGACTTTGTgagagaaaaacaaatagaCTTTGTGAGAGAAAAACAAACTTCCCGCACCTTTTTCAATTTAAcctataaaaaaatatatatatatatatttaaaattgaaaatcaaaatataatattaataacggttattttattttattttattttaaaaacgaaTAAAGTATTTAACTATGtattatcattttaaaaaatatgaattaaaaataattaacaaaatttaGTTGTTG
This window encodes:
- the LOC103500194 gene encoding phragmoplastin interacting protein 1; the protein is MVLSNKKLKQKLREKLAESLISSVAGKDTNVDVSGERDTESPRKSLKELLGTASGHGPRLSKREKRRESLILTGSDGNKNEKKEEENQGLGEMKREKKRKRNEGVKEKNAVDGLEKDKEKAKKLKNKKKQQQKKKKKKSNKKENNGEEEKEKQGDVSGNDVKGQVEETHYNIGSEFNENLATKVYVGGIPYYSTEDDICSFFESCGTITEIDCMKFPESGKFRGIAILSFKTEAAAKRALACDGADMGGLFLKVQPYKGTRKNRAADFSPGLVEGYNRIYMGNLSWDVTEDDLKKLFSNCKIGSIRFGMDKETGEFRGYAHVDFSDSISLETALKLDQEIIHGRPVKIRCAVPKKGTEKGGGGGAAAVAVAREEMHPEMNLEPMPETKEAQAAESVVNSVSGKIRRRTCYECGEKGHLSSNCPNKQPADSVTS
- the LOC103500192 gene encoding F-box protein At2g39490-like, with protein sequence MDPNENDLISNLPDEILYKISSFLPFESVLQTTFLSKRWRNLWNMISVQNGALENLPNAATNFLIHHFNHFNPLNYFKKLQYQFDNGEALFLSVLSNQKLHLHFSSHKHEVPSDFDWKLNLNYDHHQLSHSTFFVKTLCLKSVSRLTTEAVSSLVSSIYSLESLKLIECNGLQSFSIISSSKLQSLSILDCLQLEFLHIGTSKLRSFRYRGSFPRIRLDYHFNMEDVMLDCRQGPGYMYKSNEFDPILLTVKNAETLTICKWTFEALIFPSLSWNFQFYKLKELWWIDDLKENFNANPLIAFLKLCPTLERLFVTFDPESYHISSTDKKVRLEQLEVVISKGFTSQENGSSSGEKLKIENFFMNSIEVSPLQLKLKDETNLKVGKIWSEKIKSFPKHSHIKLY